The nucleotide sequence CTCGACGCGCAGGTCCACCGTGCCGGTGTGCGTGCCGGTCAGCAGGAAGAGGGTTCCCGGAACGCCGGCGCCGCAGAGGCCGTTCGACTGACCGGCGAACGCCTCGGTCATCTCCGCCAGGTCGTCGGTCGTGACGTAGAACTGTCCGTAGTGCACGCCGACGCCGCCGTCGAACAGGGTGCGCACGTCGCCTCCAGAGTCGACCGGGCGCCGAACGCGCCGTACCGCTGCCGGGCCGGCCGCCGGCGTGGAGATCGCGGCCGACGCTAGCACCGGCCCCCGCGCGTCGGCTGCCCGCGACGGTCACGGGATCGGCCACTCGTGGACCGGGCGGTTGCTGTGCATGAGGTCGACGTAGTGGCGGACCACCTCACGCAGCGCCTCCGGCCGGTCGAGGTGGTCGGCGGACTCCAGCCGGTGCAGCGTCTCCACCTGCCAGGTCGCGCCGTTGCGCCCGGTCAGGCAGCGCTGCTCGATGATGCCGAGCAGCCGGTCCCGCTCGGCCGGGTCGAGCCCCCACCGGTCCAGCCCGTGGTGGGCCAGCGGCAGCAGGCGGCGGAGCACCAGCTCGGTCACCGGCAGGTAGCCGAGCCCCGGCCAGAACACCTGCGCGTCGATGCCGTGCCGGGCGCAGTTGGTGAAGTTCTCCTCGGCCGCGCTGAACGACATCTGCGACCAGAGCGGCCGGTCGGACTCGGCGAGGGCGCGGACCAGGCCGAAGTAGAAGGCGCCGTTGGCGACGGTGTCCAGCACCGTCGGCCCGGCGGGCAGCACCCGGTTCTCCACCCGCAGGTGCGGGCGCCCCTTCAGCACGTCGTAGACCGGGCGGTTCCACCGGTAGATCGTGCCGTTGTGCAGCCGCAGCTCGGCGAGCTTCGGCACGCCGCCGCCGGCCAGCGTCTCCGCCGGGTCCTCCGGGTCGCAGACCGGCAGCAGCGCCGGGAAGTAGCGCACGTTCTCCTCGAAGAGGTCGAACACGCTGGTGATCCAGCGTTCCCCGAACCACACCCGCGGGCGTACCCCCTGGGCCTTGATCTCCTCGGCGCGGGTGTCGGTGGCCTGCTGGAACAGCGGCACCCGGGTCTCCCGCCACAACTCCCGGCCGAACAGCAGCGGCGAGTTCGCGCCGAGCGCCACCTGGACGCCGGCGATCGCCTGTGCGGCGTTCCAGTAGTCGGCGAACTGCGCCGGGCCGACCTGGAGGTGGAACTGGGTGCTCGTGCAGGCGGCCTCCGGTGTGATGGTGTCCGCCGTGGTGGCCAGCCGCTCCACCCCGCTGATCGAGATCCGCAGGTCCTCGCCGCGGGCGGCGAAGATCTGCTCGTTGAGCAGGGCGTAGCGGGGGTTGGCCGAGAGGGCCTCGGCGGTGAGGTGCTCCGGGCGCAGGGTGGGCAGGATGCCGATCATCACCATGTGCGCGCCGACCGTGCGGGCCTTCTCCTCGGCGGCGTTGAGACTGGCGCGGACGTGCTCCTCGAACTGGGCCGTGCCGGTGCCGGCCAGCCGGCGGGGCGCGACGTTGATCTCCACGTTGAACTGCCCCAGCTCGGTCTGGAAGCTGGGGTCCGCGATCGCCTCCAGGGCGTCGGCGTTGCGCATGGCCGGCTCGGAGGACTCGTCGACCAGGTTCAGCTCGATCTCCAGCCCGGTCATCGGCCGCTCCACGTCGAAGCGGGACTCGCGCAGCATCTCGGCGAACACGTCCAGGCAACGCCGCACCTTGTCGCGGTAGCGGGCCCGGTCCTCCCGGCTGAAGGTGCGAACGCCGACGTCCTCGCCCATGGTCACCACCCTGTCACCGTTGGTCCCCTCTAACCTCGCACGCCACGGCGGCGGCGGGAAAGAGCCGGGGGACCCATTACTACCCAGCTGTCCCGCCGGTGATCCCTGTCGCGTCGCACGGTGTCCCGGCCGCTCCGGCCGGTACGGCTGGCTAGCATGGCCCGATGCGCGAGATGACCATCCGGCTGTTCGTGGCGGCGGCGATCGCCGAGGCGTGCTCGTGGGCCGCCCTGCTGGCCGGCATGGCCGTCAAGTACGGGCCGCCGCGCAACGAGGTCGGCGTC is from Micromonospora terminaliae and encodes:
- a CDS encoding glutamate--cysteine ligase, giving the protein MGEDVGVRTFSREDRARYRDKVRRCLDVFAEMLRESRFDVERPMTGLEIELNLVDESSEPAMRNADALEAIADPSFQTELGQFNVEINVAPRRLAGTGTAQFEEHVRASLNAAEEKARTVGAHMVMIGILPTLRPEHLTAEALSANPRYALLNEQIFAARGEDLRISISGVERLATTADTITPEAACTSTQFHLQVGPAQFADYWNAAQAIAGVQVALGANSPLLFGRELWRETRVPLFQQATDTRAEEIKAQGVRPRVWFGERWITSVFDLFEENVRYFPALLPVCDPEDPAETLAGGGVPKLAELRLHNGTIYRWNRPVYDVLKGRPHLRVENRVLPAGPTVLDTVANGAFYFGLVRALAESDRPLWSQMSFSAAEENFTNCARHGIDAQVFWPGLGYLPVTELVLRRLLPLAHHGLDRWGLDPAERDRLLGIIEQRCLTGRNGATWQVETLHRLESADHLDRPEALREVVRHYVDLMHSNRPVHEWPIP